In Eubacteriales bacterium mix99, the DNA window AAAGCTGAATGACCTGATTGATCACACCAGTCTGTTTATTCAGAAACTGCATGATGATTCCCACCATAACCACAGTGGAAATGAAGTGTGGGATATAGCTTACCACCTGGATTGTTTTCTTAAAAGCCGCTGATCTCATATAATTCAGCATCAGTGCAAAGATAATGGGAATTGGGAATACTGCAAGACTGTATAAATTCAAAACCAGTGTATTTCTCATTATTTCCCAAAAAGAATAGTAGGAAATAAACTTCTTTACATACTTTAATCCAACCCAGGGACTTGCGGTAATGGACCTGGCCGGCGAATAATCCCGAAAAGCAATCTGTACTCCATAAATAGGAATGTATTTGAAGATGATAAGATATACCAACGGTAATATAATCATAATATAAAGTCCGGGATTGGAGCGGATATTGTGTAGATATTTTTGCAGCAAAGCCGGCTGGGCTTCTTTTTTCTGCATGGTAAAACCTCCTTTCAGTATGTCTGCCTGTTTTACTCACATTCATTATAGGTATCCCCTTTGAAAAATCAATCTTCAATTCTTTATAAGACTGCAATATTTTAGATTTTCATAGAAAAGTACAATAGAAAAAACCACCGGACAGAAAGAACATGATCTGACCATAGTGGTTTTCCAATGGTGGCCTGCGCGTCATATCCAGAAAGGCCTGCCATGCAGATGGTGACAGGCTGATCCTTTGAAAACAGCAAATTTATGGTTAATTGAAATAGCCCCTTGCCTCCTCCAAGGGTGAAGTACAATGAAAACTGCAAACTTATTGCCCCGCTCAAAGAGACAGCCTTTATATTCTTACGATATCCAAAATGGCTTCGATATCAGGCCTCTCGTTGATATCAGGATGCTGATACATGATCTGCACAGTATATCCGATCAAGGTGTGCCAGAATATATCTCCCATCTCCTCTGGATTTCCCGGCCGGAACTCTCCTGCATCCTGTCCTTTTTTTATCAAAGGGCCAAAAAACTTCTGGCCATACTGGTTCAGAAAATAATTCTCCTCCTCATCCATGCCCAGATCCCCATTGATATATCCCATTATCAGAACACGTAACGGGGGTTGATAACCCGTCACTTCA includes these proteins:
- a CDS encoding TetR/AcrR family transcriptional regulator → MTMSIEKREKIARLRKKQILDASLKLFDKKGYANTTIAEIADLAGISKGLVYKYFDTKKDLLLAYRDIVHQCEKEVYTMPTAVESLRLFAARLLLEYEVTGYQPPLRVLIMGYINGDLGMDEEENYFLNQYGQKFFGPLIKKGQDAGEFRPGNPEEMGDIFWHTLIGYTVQIMYQHPDINERPDIEAILDIVRI